A genomic window from Coccinella septempunctata chromosome 9, icCocSept1.1, whole genome shotgun sequence includes:
- the LOC123320694 gene encoding tudor domain-containing protein 7A isoform X3, whose amino-acid sequence MDEEKERNEVISNIRACLISIKGSVSLRQLETDYRVICGQRIPYTRLGFRSVQDFISSIPTLTLTKTSAGEYFVDAKVSEKSVHITDMVSKQKNGKKKPIVRAPTKPFRINNNMTAPKNWNSITAKYKPKNFNTSQRTAAVSHNQFINRSPAKPKSYVANVPNVPPKPKPATNGEQFKKPVPTGDNNKVTIQPKAPEPVSGGLCNTPMRTNYITSMKPVVTANPYSPTNGTRLRSTNVKEATRSPVDLETFSISLVNSSRKRLSKMMSEASLDRDSGNSSPTSENPMSDTLTGNAIEDLKSIVDWYKLGKIDVNHTEMKPKKKYARALYNCAITVDGQTYLSYPEEFHDANSAELYCARKALDELLPKCARRRKLLLATSKDIKDRIPPMLKVHAQGIWSSRIEEDYADLYFEQLPTNWLEIIDSCECVAVERIQDDRYVLRYCQPGMALQKGEKFGSILPPDVSIPSTIVLFGEDNKLQAQITCIMSLNEVWCQQLDTAQFDAHNEMITKMENYYNEESSKLQAKDIQVGSYYVANYDSNWYRVRALEVQEQCVNCFLIDFGDEYLIQKSMVCNIKREFAMSPAQAFVCRLAGLEDLYDANVPLEKLMSYVGREVLLAEQVDSDSTETDQTIAVDMFDVNEGISINQQLLEFLTIEIATPVIRQNTIETVHVSHLSEDGVVYIQIHSKGFTSLQCLMQHIEGAIDKVSSSEYVEKLNKPRWESNRNKIYLSNHEGRWLRSRVLDMSPEGDFAQIYFIDVGSYKVVKVAEEVFFRLEDISEVVYQFPPQAVMIRLSLDSMPRNFVNLASGLLKVGSSVLMKVIGKDENGTPIGEFYRRSNDEGLLCINKSIAMEMEISLKNETSALKGTKSKLNKLTQNVETPEEVYLEKEKVPSGGSLMSPKLPEMGAYFGVNIPFTVNPWNFFVQPYNSKDQLDSMMTELQERYKDTACSPIQIKNIVPGQIFAARHTDGIWYRTSVLKVIHSGSISVFYCDFGYYSNLSVSQLIPLDPEFTKLPYQALKAKLSGIKPKKSKWSMEDCEVFSELVKGKALISVLIDIEKDELYESDPVLKLTLIDTTTDEDIFIDQELIRRNIAIKAD is encoded by the exons ATGGACGAGGAAAAAGAGAGGAATGAAGTCATATCCAACATAAGAGCTTGTCTTATCTCCATCAAAGGAAGTGTTTCTTTACGTCAGCTCGAGA CCGATTACAGGGTGATATGCGGACAGAGGATTCCCTATACCCGGTTGGGCTTCAGAAGTGTACAAGATTTCATATCGTCAATACCCACATTGACCCTGACTAAAACCTCAGCCGGGGAATATTTTGTCGACGCTAAAGTGTCCGAGAAATCCGTCCACATAACGGACATGGTCAGCAAGCAGAAGAACGGCAAGAAGAAGCCGATAGTGAG GGCTCCGACCAAACCCTTCCGGATAAATAACAACATGACAGCACCGAAGAATTGGAACTCGATAACGGCCAAGTACAAACCGAAGAATTTCAACACTTCCCAGAGGACAGCTGCCGTTTCACACAACCAGTTCATCAACAGGAGCCCTGCGAAGCCCAAGTCGTACGTTGCCAACGTTCCCAACGTTCCTCCGAAGCCCAAACCTGCGACAAACGGTGAACAGTTCAA GAAGCCAGTTCCGACGGGCGACAATAACAAGGTTACGATACAGCCTAAGGCGCCCGAACCGGTCAGCGGGGGGCTGTGCAACACCCCCATGAGGACCAACTATATAACTTCGATGAAACCTGTGGTCACTGCGAATCCTTACAGCCCTACTAACGGTACCAGACTACGCTCTACGAACGTCAAGGAAGCGACTAGGAGCCCTGTGGATCTGGAAACCTTCTCCATTTCCCTGGTGAACTCTTCCAGAAAGCGGCTGAGCAAGATGATGTCCGAAGCTTCGTTGGACAGGGATAGCGGCAACAGCAGTCCCACCAGCGAG AACCCCATGAGTGATACGTTGACTGGAAATGCGATAGAGGATTTGAAGAGTATCGTCGACTGGTATAAACTGGGAAAAATCGATGTTAACCACACCGAGATGAAGCCGAAGAAGAAATACGCGAGGGCCCTGTACAACTGCGCTATAACG GTTGATGGCCAAACGTACCTCAGTTACCCTGAGGAATTTCACGACGCTAACTCAGCTGAACTTTATTGTGCACGTAAAGCGTTGGACGAACTGTTACCCAAGTGTGCCAGACGGAGAAAATTGTTGTTGGCTACCAGCAAAGATATCAAAGACAGGATCCCCCCTATGCTGAAAGTACATGCCCAG gGTATATGGAGTTCCAGGATTGAGGAAGACTACGCTGATCTGTATTTCGAGCAGTTGCCGACCAATTGGTTGGAGATCATCGATTCCTGCGAGTGCGTAGCTGTGGAACGGATACAAGACGACAGATACGTGCTGAGATACTGTCAACCGGGGATG GCTTTACAGAAGGGTGAGAAGTTCGGTTCGATACTCCCTCCTGATGTCTCGATACCATCGACCATCGTACTTTTCGGCGAAGATAACAAGTTGCAGGCTCAGATAACTTGCATAATGTCCCTGAACGAGGTGTGGTGCCAGCAGTTGGACACTGCCCAATTC GATGCCCATAACGAGATGATCACCAAGATGGAGAATTACTACAACGAGGAAAGCTCGAAGCTCCAGGCTAAAGACATACAGGTTGGTTCTTATTACGTGGCCAACTATGATTCGAACTGGTACAGGGTCAGGGCTTTGGAGGTGCAAGAGCAATGTGTCAACTGTTTCCTGATCGATTTCGGCGACGAATATCTGATACAGAAAAGCATGGTCTGTAACATCAAGAGGGAATTTGCCATGTCTCCAGCTCAG GCCTTCGTTTGTCGGTTGGCCGGGTTAGAAGACCTATACGACGCCAATGTACCGTTGGAGAAGTTGATGTCTTACGTTGGTAGAGAGGTTTTGTTAGCAGAGCAGGTTGACTCCG ATTCCACAGAGACCGATCAGACGATAGCTGTGGATATGTTCGATGTCAACGAAGGAATATCCATAAATCAACAGTTGCTCGAGTTTTTGACCATCGAGATAGCCACCCCAGTCATCAGACAG AACACGATTGAGACTGTCCACGTCTCCCATCTTTCCGAAGATGGAGTGGTGTACATCCAGATCCATTCGAAGGGATTCACAAGCCTGCAATGCCTGATGCAACACATAGAGGGGGCCATCGATAAGGTATCCTCTAGCGAGTACGTGGAAAAGTTGAACAAGCCCAGATGGGAGTCGAACAGGAACAAGATCTACTTATCGAACCACGAGGGACGTTGGCTGAGGAGCAGAGTCCTGGACATGTCTCCGGAGGGGGACTTTGCTCAAATTTACTTCATAGACGTTGGAAGCTACAAAGTCGTCAAG GTTGCTGAAGAAGTCTTCTTCCGTTTGGAGGATATTAGCGAGGTGGTTTATCAGTTCCCCCCGCAGGCTGTGATGATCAGATTGTCCCTGGACTCGATGCCTAGGAATTTCGTGAACCTGGCCAGCGGACTGTTGAAAGTTGGCTCATCCGTACTGATGAAAGTGATAGGTAAAGATGAGAACGGAACTCCGATTGGGGAATTTTACAGGAGGTCCAACGACGAAGGACTGTTGTGCATCAACAAGTCGATtgcgatggaaatggaaataag CTTGAAGAATGAAACTAGCGCTTTGAAGGGTACCAAGAGTAAATTGAATAAGTTGACGCAGAATGTCG AAACTCCGGAGGAAGTTTACTTGG AGAAAGAGAAGGTGCCATCCGGAGGTTCGTTGATGAGTCCCAAACTTCCAGAGATGGGTGCCTATTTCGGGGTGAACATACCGTTCACCGTGAACCCTTGGAATTTCTTC GTCCAACCGTACAATTCCAAAGATCAGTTGGACAGCATGATGACGGAGCTTCAGGAGAGGTACAAGGACACCGCTTGCAGCCCTATCCAGATCAAAAACATCGTACCTGGTCAGATTTTCGCAGCCAGGCATACGGATGGTATTTGGTATAG GACGAGCGTGTTGAAGGTTATACATTCTGGGTCGATATCGGTGTTCTACTGCGATTTCGGGTATTATTCCAACTTGTCGGTGAGCCAACTGATACCTTTGGATCCGGAATTCACAAAGTTACCGTATCAGGCTCTGAAAGCCAAGCTGTCAG GTATCAAACCGAAGAAGAGCAAGTGGTCGATGGAGGATTGCGAAGTTTTTTCTGAGCTAGTGAAGGGGAAAGCGTTGATATCAGTATTGATAGATATAGAAAAGGACGAATTGTACGAGTCTGATCCAGTGTTGAAGCTGACGCTTATCGATACGACGACTGACGAGGATATTTTTATAGATCAAGAACTGATTAGGAGGAATATAGCAATAAAAGCCGACTGA
- the LOC123320694 gene encoding tudor domain-containing protein 7A isoform X2 — translation MGYLLNMDEEKERNEVISNIRACLISIKGSVSLRQLETDYRVICGQRIPYTRLGFRSVQDFISSIPTLTLTKTSAGEYFVDAKVSEKSVHITDMVSKQKNGKKKPIVRAPTKPFRINNNMTAPKNWNSITAKYKPKNFNTSQRTAAVSHNQFINRSPAKPKSYVANVPNVPPKPKPATNGEQFKKPVPTGDNNKVTIQPKAPEPVSGGLCNTPMRTNYITSMKPVVTANPYSPTNGTRLRSTNVKEATRSPVDLETFSISLVNSSRKRLSKMMSEASLDRDSGNSSPTSENPMSDTLTGNAIEDLKSIVDWYKLGKIDVNHTEMKPKKKYARALYNCAITVDGQTYLSYPEEFHDANSAELYCARKALDELLPKCARRRKLLLATSKDIKDRIPPMLKVHAQGIWSSRIEEDYADLYFEQLPTNWLEIIDSCECVAVERIQDDRYVLRYCQPGMKGEKFGSILPPDVSIPSTIVLFGEDNKLQAQITCIMSLNEVWCQQLDTAQFDAHNEMITKMENYYNEESSKLQAKDIQVGSYYVANYDSNWYRVRALEVQEQCVNCFLIDFGDEYLIQKSMVCNIKREFAMSPAQAFVCRLAGLEDLYDANVPLEKLMSYVGREVLLAEQVDSDSTETDQTIAVDMFDVNEGISINQQLLEFLTIEIATPVIRQNTIETVHVSHLSEDGVVYIQIHSKGFTSLQCLMQHIEGAIDKVSSSEYVEKLNKPRWESNRNKIYLSNHEGRWLRSRVLDMSPEGDFAQIYFIDVGSYKVVKVAEEVFFRLEDISEVVYQFPPQAVMIRLSLDSMPRNFVNLASGLLKVGSSVLMKVIGKDENGTPIGEFYRRSNDEGLLCINKSIAMEMEISLKNETSALKGTKSKLNKLTQNVETPEEVYLEKEKVPSGGSLMSPKLPEMGAYFGVNIPFTVNPWNFFVQPYNSKDQLDSMMTELQERYKDTACSPIQIKNIVPGQIFAARHTDGIWYRTSVLKVIHSGSISVFYCDFGYYSNLSVSQLIPLDPEFTKLPYQALKAKLSGIKPKKSKWSMEDCEVFSELVKGKALISVLIDIEKDELYESDPVLKLTLIDTTTDEDIFIDQELIRRNIAIKAD, via the exons ATGGGTT ATCTTTTGAACATGGACGAGGAAAAAGAGAGGAATGAAGTCATATCCAACATAAGAGCTTGTCTTATCTCCATCAAAGGAAGTGTTTCTTTACGTCAGCTCGAGA CCGATTACAGGGTGATATGCGGACAGAGGATTCCCTATACCCGGTTGGGCTTCAGAAGTGTACAAGATTTCATATCGTCAATACCCACATTGACCCTGACTAAAACCTCAGCCGGGGAATATTTTGTCGACGCTAAAGTGTCCGAGAAATCCGTCCACATAACGGACATGGTCAGCAAGCAGAAGAACGGCAAGAAGAAGCCGATAGTGAG GGCTCCGACCAAACCCTTCCGGATAAATAACAACATGACAGCACCGAAGAATTGGAACTCGATAACGGCCAAGTACAAACCGAAGAATTTCAACACTTCCCAGAGGACAGCTGCCGTTTCACACAACCAGTTCATCAACAGGAGCCCTGCGAAGCCCAAGTCGTACGTTGCCAACGTTCCCAACGTTCCTCCGAAGCCCAAACCTGCGACAAACGGTGAACAGTTCAA GAAGCCAGTTCCGACGGGCGACAATAACAAGGTTACGATACAGCCTAAGGCGCCCGAACCGGTCAGCGGGGGGCTGTGCAACACCCCCATGAGGACCAACTATATAACTTCGATGAAACCTGTGGTCACTGCGAATCCTTACAGCCCTACTAACGGTACCAGACTACGCTCTACGAACGTCAAGGAAGCGACTAGGAGCCCTGTGGATCTGGAAACCTTCTCCATTTCCCTGGTGAACTCTTCCAGAAAGCGGCTGAGCAAGATGATGTCCGAAGCTTCGTTGGACAGGGATAGCGGCAACAGCAGTCCCACCAGCGAG AACCCCATGAGTGATACGTTGACTGGAAATGCGATAGAGGATTTGAAGAGTATCGTCGACTGGTATAAACTGGGAAAAATCGATGTTAACCACACCGAGATGAAGCCGAAGAAGAAATACGCGAGGGCCCTGTACAACTGCGCTATAACG GTTGATGGCCAAACGTACCTCAGTTACCCTGAGGAATTTCACGACGCTAACTCAGCTGAACTTTATTGTGCACGTAAAGCGTTGGACGAACTGTTACCCAAGTGTGCCAGACGGAGAAAATTGTTGTTGGCTACCAGCAAAGATATCAAAGACAGGATCCCCCCTATGCTGAAAGTACATGCCCAG gGTATATGGAGTTCCAGGATTGAGGAAGACTACGCTGATCTGTATTTCGAGCAGTTGCCGACCAATTGGTTGGAGATCATCGATTCCTGCGAGTGCGTAGCTGTGGAACGGATACAAGACGACAGATACGTGCTGAGATACTGTCAACCGGGGATG AAGGGTGAGAAGTTCGGTTCGATACTCCCTCCTGATGTCTCGATACCATCGACCATCGTACTTTTCGGCGAAGATAACAAGTTGCAGGCTCAGATAACTTGCATAATGTCCCTGAACGAGGTGTGGTGCCAGCAGTTGGACACTGCCCAATTC GATGCCCATAACGAGATGATCACCAAGATGGAGAATTACTACAACGAGGAAAGCTCGAAGCTCCAGGCTAAAGACATACAGGTTGGTTCTTATTACGTGGCCAACTATGATTCGAACTGGTACAGGGTCAGGGCTTTGGAGGTGCAAGAGCAATGTGTCAACTGTTTCCTGATCGATTTCGGCGACGAATATCTGATACAGAAAAGCATGGTCTGTAACATCAAGAGGGAATTTGCCATGTCTCCAGCTCAG GCCTTCGTTTGTCGGTTGGCCGGGTTAGAAGACCTATACGACGCCAATGTACCGTTGGAGAAGTTGATGTCTTACGTTGGTAGAGAGGTTTTGTTAGCAGAGCAGGTTGACTCCG ATTCCACAGAGACCGATCAGACGATAGCTGTGGATATGTTCGATGTCAACGAAGGAATATCCATAAATCAACAGTTGCTCGAGTTTTTGACCATCGAGATAGCCACCCCAGTCATCAGACAG AACACGATTGAGACTGTCCACGTCTCCCATCTTTCCGAAGATGGAGTGGTGTACATCCAGATCCATTCGAAGGGATTCACAAGCCTGCAATGCCTGATGCAACACATAGAGGGGGCCATCGATAAGGTATCCTCTAGCGAGTACGTGGAAAAGTTGAACAAGCCCAGATGGGAGTCGAACAGGAACAAGATCTACTTATCGAACCACGAGGGACGTTGGCTGAGGAGCAGAGTCCTGGACATGTCTCCGGAGGGGGACTTTGCTCAAATTTACTTCATAGACGTTGGAAGCTACAAAGTCGTCAAG GTTGCTGAAGAAGTCTTCTTCCGTTTGGAGGATATTAGCGAGGTGGTTTATCAGTTCCCCCCGCAGGCTGTGATGATCAGATTGTCCCTGGACTCGATGCCTAGGAATTTCGTGAACCTGGCCAGCGGACTGTTGAAAGTTGGCTCATCCGTACTGATGAAAGTGATAGGTAAAGATGAGAACGGAACTCCGATTGGGGAATTTTACAGGAGGTCCAACGACGAAGGACTGTTGTGCATCAACAAGTCGATtgcgatggaaatggaaataag CTTGAAGAATGAAACTAGCGCTTTGAAGGGTACCAAGAGTAAATTGAATAAGTTGACGCAGAATGTCG AAACTCCGGAGGAAGTTTACTTGG AGAAAGAGAAGGTGCCATCCGGAGGTTCGTTGATGAGTCCCAAACTTCCAGAGATGGGTGCCTATTTCGGGGTGAACATACCGTTCACCGTGAACCCTTGGAATTTCTTC GTCCAACCGTACAATTCCAAAGATCAGTTGGACAGCATGATGACGGAGCTTCAGGAGAGGTACAAGGACACCGCTTGCAGCCCTATCCAGATCAAAAACATCGTACCTGGTCAGATTTTCGCAGCCAGGCATACGGATGGTATTTGGTATAG GACGAGCGTGTTGAAGGTTATACATTCTGGGTCGATATCGGTGTTCTACTGCGATTTCGGGTATTATTCCAACTTGTCGGTGAGCCAACTGATACCTTTGGATCCGGAATTCACAAAGTTACCGTATCAGGCTCTGAAAGCCAAGCTGTCAG GTATCAAACCGAAGAAGAGCAAGTGGTCGATGGAGGATTGCGAAGTTTTTTCTGAGCTAGTGAAGGGGAAAGCGTTGATATCAGTATTGATAGATATAGAAAAGGACGAATTGTACGAGTCTGATCCAGTGTTGAAGCTGACGCTTATCGATACGACGACTGACGAGGATATTTTTATAGATCAAGAACTGATTAGGAGGAATATAGCAATAAAAGCCGACTGA
- the LOC123320694 gene encoding tudor domain-containing protein 7A isoform X4: protein MGYLLNMDEEKERNEVISNIRACLISIKGSVSLRQLETDYRVICGQRIPYTRLGFRSVQDFISSIPTLTLTKTSAGEYFVDAKVSEKSVHITDMVSKQKNGKKKPIVRAPTKPFRINNNMTAPKNWNSITAKYKPKNFNTSQRTAAVSHNQFINRSPAKPKSYVANVPNVPPKPKPATNGEQFKKPVPTGDNNKVTIQPKAPEPVSGGLCNTPMRTNYITSMKPVVTANPYSPTNGTRLRSTNVKEATRSPVDLETFSISLVNSSRKRLSKMMSEASLDRDSGNSSPTSENPMSDTLTGNAIEDLKSIVDWYKLGKIDVNHTEMKPKKKYARALYNCAITVDGQTYLSYPEEFHDANSAELYCARKALDELLPKCARRRKLLLATSKDIKDRIPPMLKVHAQGIWSSRIEEDYADLYFEQLPTNWLEIIDSCECVAVERIQDDRYVLRYCQPGMALQKGEKFGSILPPDVSIPSTIVLFGEDNKLQAQITCIMSLNEVWCQQLDTAQFDAHNEMITKMENYYNEESSKLQAKDIQVGSYYVANYDSNWYRVRALEVQEQCVNCFLIDFGDEYLIQKSMVCNIKREFAMSPAQAFVCRLAGLEDLYDANVPLEKLMSYVGREVLLAEQVDSDSTETDQTIAVDMFDVNEGISINQQLLEFLTIEIATPVIRQNTIETVHVSHLSEDGVVYIQIHSKGFTSLQCLMQHIEGAIDKVSSSEYVEKLNKPRWESNRNKIYLSNHEGRWLRSRVLDMSPEGDFAQIYFIDVGSYKVVKVAEEVFFRLEDISEVVYQFPPQAVMIRLSLDSMPRNFVNLASGLLKVGSSVLMKVIGKDENGTPIGEFYRRSNDEGLLCINKSIAMEMEISLKNETSALKGTKSKLNKLTQNVEKEKVPSGGSLMSPKLPEMGAYFGVNIPFTVNPWNFFVQPYNSKDQLDSMMTELQERYKDTACSPIQIKNIVPGQIFAARHTDGIWYRTSVLKVIHSGSISVFYCDFGYYSNLSVSQLIPLDPEFTKLPYQALKAKLSGIKPKKSKWSMEDCEVFSELVKGKALISVLIDIEKDELYESDPVLKLTLIDTTTDEDIFIDQELIRRNIAIKAD from the exons ATGGGTT ATCTTTTGAACATGGACGAGGAAAAAGAGAGGAATGAAGTCATATCCAACATAAGAGCTTGTCTTATCTCCATCAAAGGAAGTGTTTCTTTACGTCAGCTCGAGA CCGATTACAGGGTGATATGCGGACAGAGGATTCCCTATACCCGGTTGGGCTTCAGAAGTGTACAAGATTTCATATCGTCAATACCCACATTGACCCTGACTAAAACCTCAGCCGGGGAATATTTTGTCGACGCTAAAGTGTCCGAGAAATCCGTCCACATAACGGACATGGTCAGCAAGCAGAAGAACGGCAAGAAGAAGCCGATAGTGAG GGCTCCGACCAAACCCTTCCGGATAAATAACAACATGACAGCACCGAAGAATTGGAACTCGATAACGGCCAAGTACAAACCGAAGAATTTCAACACTTCCCAGAGGACAGCTGCCGTTTCACACAACCAGTTCATCAACAGGAGCCCTGCGAAGCCCAAGTCGTACGTTGCCAACGTTCCCAACGTTCCTCCGAAGCCCAAACCTGCGACAAACGGTGAACAGTTCAA GAAGCCAGTTCCGACGGGCGACAATAACAAGGTTACGATACAGCCTAAGGCGCCCGAACCGGTCAGCGGGGGGCTGTGCAACACCCCCATGAGGACCAACTATATAACTTCGATGAAACCTGTGGTCACTGCGAATCCTTACAGCCCTACTAACGGTACCAGACTACGCTCTACGAACGTCAAGGAAGCGACTAGGAGCCCTGTGGATCTGGAAACCTTCTCCATTTCCCTGGTGAACTCTTCCAGAAAGCGGCTGAGCAAGATGATGTCCGAAGCTTCGTTGGACAGGGATAGCGGCAACAGCAGTCCCACCAGCGAG AACCCCATGAGTGATACGTTGACTGGAAATGCGATAGAGGATTTGAAGAGTATCGTCGACTGGTATAAACTGGGAAAAATCGATGTTAACCACACCGAGATGAAGCCGAAGAAGAAATACGCGAGGGCCCTGTACAACTGCGCTATAACG GTTGATGGCCAAACGTACCTCAGTTACCCTGAGGAATTTCACGACGCTAACTCAGCTGAACTTTATTGTGCACGTAAAGCGTTGGACGAACTGTTACCCAAGTGTGCCAGACGGAGAAAATTGTTGTTGGCTACCAGCAAAGATATCAAAGACAGGATCCCCCCTATGCTGAAAGTACATGCCCAG gGTATATGGAGTTCCAGGATTGAGGAAGACTACGCTGATCTGTATTTCGAGCAGTTGCCGACCAATTGGTTGGAGATCATCGATTCCTGCGAGTGCGTAGCTGTGGAACGGATACAAGACGACAGATACGTGCTGAGATACTGTCAACCGGGGATG GCTTTACAGAAGGGTGAGAAGTTCGGTTCGATACTCCCTCCTGATGTCTCGATACCATCGACCATCGTACTTTTCGGCGAAGATAACAAGTTGCAGGCTCAGATAACTTGCATAATGTCCCTGAACGAGGTGTGGTGCCAGCAGTTGGACACTGCCCAATTC GATGCCCATAACGAGATGATCACCAAGATGGAGAATTACTACAACGAGGAAAGCTCGAAGCTCCAGGCTAAAGACATACAGGTTGGTTCTTATTACGTGGCCAACTATGATTCGAACTGGTACAGGGTCAGGGCTTTGGAGGTGCAAGAGCAATGTGTCAACTGTTTCCTGATCGATTTCGGCGACGAATATCTGATACAGAAAAGCATGGTCTGTAACATCAAGAGGGAATTTGCCATGTCTCCAGCTCAG GCCTTCGTTTGTCGGTTGGCCGGGTTAGAAGACCTATACGACGCCAATGTACCGTTGGAGAAGTTGATGTCTTACGTTGGTAGAGAGGTTTTGTTAGCAGAGCAGGTTGACTCCG ATTCCACAGAGACCGATCAGACGATAGCTGTGGATATGTTCGATGTCAACGAAGGAATATCCATAAATCAACAGTTGCTCGAGTTTTTGACCATCGAGATAGCCACCCCAGTCATCAGACAG AACACGATTGAGACTGTCCACGTCTCCCATCTTTCCGAAGATGGAGTGGTGTACATCCAGATCCATTCGAAGGGATTCACAAGCCTGCAATGCCTGATGCAACACATAGAGGGGGCCATCGATAAGGTATCCTCTAGCGAGTACGTGGAAAAGTTGAACAAGCCCAGATGGGAGTCGAACAGGAACAAGATCTACTTATCGAACCACGAGGGACGTTGGCTGAGGAGCAGAGTCCTGGACATGTCTCCGGAGGGGGACTTTGCTCAAATTTACTTCATAGACGTTGGAAGCTACAAAGTCGTCAAG GTTGCTGAAGAAGTCTTCTTCCGTTTGGAGGATATTAGCGAGGTGGTTTATCAGTTCCCCCCGCAGGCTGTGATGATCAGATTGTCCCTGGACTCGATGCCTAGGAATTTCGTGAACCTGGCCAGCGGACTGTTGAAAGTTGGCTCATCCGTACTGATGAAAGTGATAGGTAAAGATGAGAACGGAACTCCGATTGGGGAATTTTACAGGAGGTCCAACGACGAAGGACTGTTGTGCATCAACAAGTCGATtgcgatggaaatggaaataag CTTGAAGAATGAAACTAGCGCTTTGAAGGGTACCAAGAGTAAATTGAATAAGTTGACGCAGAATGTCG AGAAAGAGAAGGTGCCATCCGGAGGTTCGTTGATGAGTCCCAAACTTCCAGAGATGGGTGCCTATTTCGGGGTGAACATACCGTTCACCGTGAACCCTTGGAATTTCTTC GTCCAACCGTACAATTCCAAAGATCAGTTGGACAGCATGATGACGGAGCTTCAGGAGAGGTACAAGGACACCGCTTGCAGCCCTATCCAGATCAAAAACATCGTACCTGGTCAGATTTTCGCAGCCAGGCATACGGATGGTATTTGGTATAG GACGAGCGTGTTGAAGGTTATACATTCTGGGTCGATATCGGTGTTCTACTGCGATTTCGGGTATTATTCCAACTTGTCGGTGAGCCAACTGATACCTTTGGATCCGGAATTCACAAAGTTACCGTATCAGGCTCTGAAAGCCAAGCTGTCAG GTATCAAACCGAAGAAGAGCAAGTGGTCGATGGAGGATTGCGAAGTTTTTTCTGAGCTAGTGAAGGGGAAAGCGTTGATATCAGTATTGATAGATATAGAAAAGGACGAATTGTACGAGTCTGATCCAGTGTTGAAGCTGACGCTTATCGATACGACGACTGACGAGGATATTTTTATAGATCAAGAACTGATTAGGAGGAATATAGCAATAAAAGCCGACTGA